Proteins from a single region of Labedella gwakjiensis:
- a CDS encoding fluoride efflux transporter FluC: MTTAQRSSDVSHVHALVLVFVGGAVGTGVREAFALSFPTSAGGFPTAILLINVVGAFVLGVLLETLSRRGPDEGRARRVRLLLGTGVLGGFTTYSAFAADAALLLQSVPAVAVLYVAATLVAGLLASIAGVAVGGALHRRIERGRGGA; the protein is encoded by the coding sequence GTGACGACAGCACAGCGTTCGAGCGACGTGTCGCACGTCCACGCTCTTGTTCTCGTCTTCGTCGGCGGAGCCGTCGGCACCGGTGTCCGTGAGGCGTTCGCGCTGTCTTTCCCGACATCGGCAGGCGGCTTCCCGACCGCGATCCTCCTCATCAACGTCGTGGGCGCCTTCGTGCTCGGCGTCCTTCTCGAGACGCTCTCTCGCCGAGGGCCGGACGAGGGCAGGGCTCGCCGCGTCCGCTTGCTTCTCGGCACGGGGGTGCTCGGTGGCTTCACGACCTACAGCGCCTTCGCCGCCGATGCGGCCCTGCTCCTGCAGAGCGTTCCGGCTGTGGCCGTGCTCTACGTCGCTGCGACACTCGTCGCCGGGCTCCTCGCCTCGATCGCCGGTGTCGCCGTGGGCGGCGCACTGCATCGTCGAATCGAACGCGGGAGGGGAGGCGCATGA
- a CDS encoding glycosyltransferase yields MSRPIRVLSLYEGFFAGGARILHSDLVAGLHASGRQEHAVLSIASAAVRESTVQSMDEDPRYRRLVSAGVGMTTLGRMAGVHPPERASFTDAELRIAADAVRSADVVLSLKEQPIGLLLALRDRDMMPDVPVAACLHRSDPLHSGPALGWLVEGAATGLVTATVSCAASTSDAYARVGVAAGNRSVIANGIDTARFRPGNIEEDRLTRERLGIPAGAPVVVYAARFDAMKDPGLFLRAVAAHAVRRPDCHYVLCGAGMTWDNEAFAALARESSVVPSARVHPMGIVDDMPALYRIADIVALTSAFGEASPLCLIEGAACGATPVTTDVGDAAARVEGIGVVTSHDASDIASSWCDVLGRRGELRAAALAARGRFGRERMIDGYRMVVEDLASVRTAEDVSLAG; encoded by the coding sequence ATGTCCCGTCCCATCCGAGTTCTCTCGCTCTATGAAGGCTTCTTCGCCGGAGGAGCGCGCATCCTCCATTCCGACCTGGTCGCGGGGCTCCATGCCTCGGGGCGCCAGGAGCACGCCGTGCTGTCGATCGCCTCGGCGGCGGTCCGTGAATCGACGGTCCAGTCGATGGACGAGGACCCCCGCTACCGACGGCTGGTGTCCGCCGGTGTGGGCATGACGACCCTCGGGAGGATGGCCGGAGTCCACCCTCCCGAGAGGGCGTCCTTCACGGACGCCGAGCTGCGGATCGCGGCGGACGCCGTGCGCTCCGCCGACGTCGTGCTGTCTCTCAAGGAACAGCCGATCGGCCTTCTGCTCGCCCTCCGCGACCGTGACATGATGCCGGACGTCCCCGTGGCGGCCTGCCTCCACCGCTCCGACCCGCTGCACTCCGGCCCGGCCCTGGGATGGCTCGTGGAAGGCGCGGCGACGGGCCTCGTGACGGCCACGGTCTCGTGCGCCGCATCGACGAGCGACGCCTACGCGCGCGTCGGCGTGGCAGCCGGCAACCGCTCGGTGATCGCGAACGGCATCGACACCGCGCGCTTCCGACCGGGGAACATCGAGGAGGACCGTCTGACCCGTGAACGTCTCGGCATCCCGGCGGGCGCGCCCGTCGTGGTCTACGCCGCGCGCTTCGACGCGATGAAGGACCCGGGGCTCTTCCTCCGAGCCGTGGCTGCTCACGCCGTGCGACGGCCCGACTGCCACTACGTGCTGTGCGGTGCCGGGATGACGTGGGACAACGAGGCGTTCGCCGCCCTGGCCCGGGAATCGTCGGTCGTGCCGTCCGCACGCGTGCATCCGATGGGGATCGTCGACGACATGCCGGCGCTCTACCGGATCGCCGACATCGTCGCCCTGACGAGCGCGTTCGGGGAGGCCTCGCCCCTGTGCCTGATCGAGGGGGCGGCGTGCGGGGCGACGCCGGTCACGACCGACGTCGGTGACGCGGCCGCCCGTGTCGAGGGCATCGGGGTGGTCACGTCCCACGACGCTTCGGACATCGCGTCGTCGTGGTGCGACGTCCTCGGTCGACGCGGCGAACTGCGTGCCGCCGCTCTCGCAGCCCGCGGACGGTTCGGCCGGGAGCGGATGATCGACGGCTATCGCATGGTCGTCGAGGACCTCGCGTCCGTGCGGACGGCGGAGGACGTCTCGCTCGCCGGGTAG